A genomic stretch from Chitinophaga agri includes:
- a CDS encoding alanyl-tRNA synthetase, translating into MEKRATPSGPKLRLWLKRIGFWGFIFFLVKGLAWLILGYYLMK; encoded by the coding sequence ATGGAAAAACGCGCTACCCCATCCGGACCCAAGCTACGCTTATGGCTAAAACGTATAGGCTTCTGGGGATTTATCTTCTTCCTGGTGAAGGGCCTTGCATGGCTGATCCTGGGCTACTATCTTATGAAGTAA